The following coding sequences lie in one Rutidosis leptorrhynchoides isolate AG116_Rl617_1_P2 chromosome 6, CSIRO_AGI_Rlap_v1, whole genome shotgun sequence genomic window:
- the LOC139855340 gene encoding auxin-induced protein 10A5-like: protein MSPAIEKSTKIHHIVRVRQMIRRWRRRSSFTTSRRCIADDVPAGHVAICVGINCKRFIVRAKYLNHPIFQKLLMEAEEEYGFSNTGPLTVPCEESEFEEIIRFVSRPESNRHVDLEDFRRCCHADHVSESKPLLYGSVF from the coding sequence ATGTCACCGGCGATAGAAAAATCAACCAAAATCCATCACATTGTACGCGTACGTCAGATGATCCGCCGCTGGCGCCGTCGGTCTTCTTTCACTACTTCTCGCCGTTGTATCGCCGATGATGTTCCGGCAGGACACGTGGCGATCTGCGTCGGAATCAATTGTAAGCGGTTTATTGTACGAGCGAAGTACTTAAATCATCCGATATTCCAGAAGCTTCTAATGGAAGCAGAAGAAGAATACGGTTTTTCAAATACCGGTCCGTTAACGGTTCCGTGTGAAGAATCTGAGTTTGAGGAAATAATCCGATTTGTTTCTAGACCGGAATCGAACCGGCATGTCGATTTAGAGGATTTTAGAAGGTGTTGTCATGCGGATCACGTGTCTGAATCTAAACCGCTTCTTTACGGATCCGTATTTTGA